The following are encoded in a window of Streptomyces sp. SAT1 genomic DNA:
- a CDS encoding GTP-binding protein gives MDFASSSGGPVSPSRSTTSAKIVVAGGFGVGKTTFVGAVSEINPLRTEAVMTSASAGIDDLTHTGDKTTTTVAMDFGRITLDQDLILYLFGTPGQDRFWFMWDDLVRGAIGAVVLVDTRRLADCFPAVDYFENSGLPFVIALNGFDGQQPYNPDEVREALQIGPDTPIITTDARHRADAKSALITLVEHALMARLR, from the coding sequence GTGGACTTCGCAAGCTCTAGCGGAGGGCCGGTTTCTCCAAGTCGCTCCACCACTTCCGCGAAGATCGTGGTGGCGGGCGGCTTCGGCGTGGGCAAGACCACGTTCGTCGGTGCCGTTTCGGAGATCAACCCGCTGCGCACAGAGGCCGTCATGACATCCGCGTCGGCGGGCATCGACGACCTCACCCACACCGGGGACAAGACCACCACGACGGTGGCCATGGACTTCGGCCGCATCACGCTCGACCAGGACCTGATCCTGTACCTGTTCGGCACGCCCGGCCAGGACCGGTTCTGGTTCATGTGGGACGACCTGGTGCGCGGCGCCATCGGCGCGGTCGTCCTGGTCGACACCCGCAGGCTCGCCGACTGCTTCCCGGCGGTCGACTACTTCGAGAACAGCGGACTGCCGTTCGTCATCGCCCTCAACGGCTTCGACGGCCAGCAGCCCTACAACCCGGACGAGGTCCGCGAGGCCCTTCAGATCGGTCCCGACACCCCGATCATCACCACCGACGCCCGCCACCGCGCGGACGCCAAGTCGGCGCTGATCACGCTGGTCGAGCACGCGCTGATGGCCCGCCTGCGGTAG
- a CDS encoding DUF742 domain-containing protein translates to MATHPGGPASGNWSYGPAQGHGNGPVDPYAYPSAPQHRQPYAPQGPGPSPYDQPPAPRIQPVQPQWHSPEPMPAPASQNNPLVRPYAMTGGRTRPRYQLAIEALVHTTAQPHQMQGQLPEHQRICHLCREIKSVAEISALLTIPLGVARILVADLAEAGLVAIHQPGGDENAGGQPDVTLLERVLSGLRKL, encoded by the coding sequence GTGGCAACACACCCAGGTGGTCCGGCTTCGGGCAACTGGTCGTACGGTCCCGCCCAGGGACACGGCAACGGCCCGGTCGACCCGTACGCCTACCCCTCCGCTCCGCAGCACCGGCAGCCGTACGCCCCGCAGGGCCCCGGCCCTTCGCCGTACGACCAGCCGCCGGCGCCGCGCATCCAGCCCGTGCAGCCGCAGTGGCACTCCCCCGAGCCGATGCCCGCACCGGCGTCGCAGAACAACCCTCTGGTCCGCCCGTACGCCATGACGGGCGGCCGCACCAGGCCGCGTTACCAGCTCGCCATCGAGGCCCTGGTGCACACCACCGCGCAACCGCACCAGATGCAGGGCCAGTTGCCCGAGCATCAGCGGATCTGCCATCTGTGCCGCGAGATCAAGTCGGTGGCCGAGATCTCGGCCCTCCTGACGATTCCTCTCGGCGTGGCCAGGATTCTCGTCGCCGACTTGGCGGAGGCGGGCCTGGTCGCCATCCATCAGCCCGGCGGCGACGAGAACGCCGGCGGCCAGCCAGACGTGACACTGCTCGAAAGGGTGCTCAGTGGACTTCGCAAGCTCTAG
- a CDS encoding roadblock/LC7 domain-containing protein, with translation MSQAAQNLNWLITNFVDNTPGVSHTVVVSADGLLLAMSEGFPRDRADQLAAVASGLTSLTAGASRIFEGGSVNQTVVEMERGFLFIMSISDGSSLAVLAHPEADIGLVGYEMALLVDRAGTVLTPDLRAELQGSLLN, from the coding sequence ATGAGCCAGGCGGCACAGAACCTGAACTGGTTGATCACCAACTTCGTGGACAACACCCCCGGGGTGTCCCACACCGTGGTGGTCTCCGCCGACGGACTCCTTCTGGCGATGTCCGAAGGCTTTCCCCGCGACCGTGCCGACCAGCTCGCGGCCGTCGCCTCCGGTCTGACCTCGCTGACCGCCGGTGCCTCGCGCATCTTCGAGGGCGGCAGCGTGAACCAGACGGTTGTGGAGATGGAGCGGGGGTTCCTCTTCATCATGTCCATCTCCGACGGATCGTCCCTTGCCGTCCTCGCCCACCCGGAAGCGGACATCGGTCTCGTCGGGTACGAAATGGCCCTTCTCGTGGACCGCGCGGGTACGGTCCTCACCCCGGATCTCCGTGCGGAGCTCCAGGGAAGCCTTCTCAACTGA